A genomic window from Fusarium oxysporum Fo47 chromosome VIII, complete sequence includes:
- a CDS encoding acyl-CoA dehydrogenase/oxidase — protein MSKVFTTSDVASHNKPGDLYIIVDGDVYDLTKFQDDHPGGKKILQRVGGKDASKQFWKYHNEGILKKYKKQLQVGSLDSKPAAPEPKPEANAAPVPAAPTPKAVKTTQKEVAAKEEDAEALEPFGDQIPFADPAWYQSYHSPYFNESHAALRAEIREWVEKDIEPYVTDWDEAKEVPEEIYKEMGRRGYLAGLLGVKYPTQYVPQGIKSVAPEQWDLFHEMIITDELSRTGSGGFVWNIIGGFGIGCPPLMKFGKKELKDRIMPGILSGEKRICLAITEPDAGSDVANLTCEAKLSEDGKHYIVNGEKKWITNGIWADYFTVAVRTGEAGMNGVSLLLIERGEGVSTRRMPCQGVLSSGTTYITFEDVKVPVENLLGKQNQGFKVIMTNFNHERMGIIIQSLRFSRVCYEESVKYGSKRRTFGKKLIDHPVIRMKLAHMARQIEASYNWLENLIYQCERMGETEAMLRLGGPIAGLKAQSTLTFEFCAREASQIFGGLSYSRGGQGAKVERLYRDVRAYAIPGGSEEIMLDLSMRQSLRVAKAVGMKL, from the exons ATGTCTAAAGTCTTTACCACAAGCGACGTTGCGTCGCATAACAAGCCCGGCGACTTGTACATCATTGTCGATGGCGATGTTTACGATTTGACAAAATTTCAAGACGACCACCCAG GTGGTAAGAAGATTCTCCAGCGCGTCGGCGGCAAGGACGCTTCCAAACAATTCTGGAAGTACCACAACGAGGGTATCCTcaagaagtacaagaagcagcttcagGTCGGATCTCTTGACTCCAAGCCCGCGGCCCCCGAGCCTAAGCCTGAGGCCAATGCTGCTCCGGTGCCCGCGGCCCCTACACCCAAGGCCGTGAAGACTACACAGAAGGAGGTTGCTgccaaggaggaagacgccGAGGCTCTTGAGCCTTTCGGTGACCAGATTCCCTTTGCTGACCCTGCCTGGTACCAAAGC TACCACTCACCATACTTCAACGAATCTCATGCTGCTCTCCGCGCCGAGATCCGCGAATGGGTTGAGAAAGATATCGAGCCTTATGTCACCGACTGGGAcgaggccaaggaggtcCCTGAGGAGATCTATAAGGAGATGGGTCGTCGCGGTTACCTCGCTGGTCTTCTCGGTGTCAAGTACCCAACCCAATATGTTCCTCAAGGTATCAAGTCTGTCGCTCCTGAGCAGTGGGATCTCTTCCACGAGATGATCATCACCGACGAGCTGTCCCGCACTGGCTCTGGTGGTTTCGTCTGGAACATCATCGGTGGCTTCGGTATTGGCTGCCCTCCTCTTATGAAGTTCGGTAAGAAGGAGCTCAAAGACCGTATCATGCCTGGTATCCTTAGTGGTGAGAAGCGCATTTGCTTGGCTATCACTGAGCCTGATGCTGGTAGTGATGTCGCCAACCTGACCTGCGAGGCCAAGCTGAGCGAGGATGGCAAGCACTACATCGTCAACGGTGAGAAGAAGTGGATTACCAACGGTATCTGGGCCGACTACTTCACCGTCGCTGTGCGAACTGGAGAGGCTGGTATGAACGGTGTGTCTCTGCTCCTCATCGAGCGTGGCGAGGGTGTTTCCACCCGACGCATGCCTTGCCAAGGTGTCCTGTCTTCAGGAACAACATACATCACCTTCGAAGATGTGAAGGTTCCCGTTGAGAACTTGCTCGGCAAGCAGAACCAGGGTTTCAAGGTCATCATGACCAACTTCAACCACGAGCGTATGGGTATTATCATCCAGTCCCTCCGATTCTCTCGTGTCTGCTACGAGGAGTCCGTCAAGTACGGTAGCAAGCGACGCACATTCGGCAAGAAGCTCATTGACCACCCTGTTATCCGCATGAAGCTCGCTCACATGGCTCGTCAAATCGAGGCCTCATACAACTGGCTCGAGAACCTCATCTACCAGTGCGAGCGCATGGGCGAGACAGAGGCTATGCTTCGACTCGGCGGTCCTATTGCTGGTCTCAAGGCTCAATCTACCCTCACATTTGAGTTCTGTGCCCGGGAAGCTAGTCAGATCTTCGGTGGTCTGAGTTACTCTCGAGGAGGCCAGGGTGCCAAGGTCGAGCGACTGTACCGTGATGTGCGAGCATATGCCATCCCCGGTGGCAGTGAAGAGATTATGCTTGATCTTAGCATGAGGCAGAGTCTGAGAGTTGCAAAGGCTGTGGGTATGAAGCTGTAA
- a CDS encoding P-loop containing nucleoside triphosphate hydrolase protein — protein MADQLADKLKSTQLSDGAPAASDEWKKNLNLPAKDNRQQTEDVTNTKGLEFENFALKRDLLMGIFEAGFEKPSPIQEEAIPVALTGRDILARAKNGTGKTAAFVIPTLERINPKVSKIQCLILVPTRELAMQTSQVCKTLGKHLGINVMVTTGGTGLRDDIIRLQDPVHIVVGTPGRILDLAGKNVADLSECPMFIMDEADKLLSIEFTPVIEQLLQFHPKDRQVMLFSATFPLSVKDFSDKNMVSPYEINLMDELTLRGITQYYAFVEEKQKVHCLNTLFSKLQINQSIIFCNSTNRVELLAKKITELGYSCFYSHAKMQQHARNRVFHDFRNGVCRNLVCSDLLTRGIDIQAVNVVINFDFPKNAETYLHRIGRSGRYGHLGLAINLINWDDRFNLYNIERDLGTEIQPIPASIDKSLYVYENPESIPRPISNMQRGQLPAAQGQQQPQTQQPQQYQQPQQMQQAGLPQQGQGNWQSQNPQHGNPHYNNGGRGRGRGRGYRGRGGQGAGGRGRGPPRDAQS, from the exons ATGGCGGATCAGCTAGCAGACAAGCTGAAATCCACCCAACTCAG TGACGGTGCTCCCGCCGCGAGTGACGAGTGGAAGAAGAACCTGAACCTCCCCGCAAAGGATAACCGACAACAAACAGAG GATGTTACAAACACAAAGGGCCTCGAGTTCGAGAACTTTGCCCTCAAGCGAGATCTACTTATGGGAATTTTTGAAGCAGGATTTGAGAAACCTTCACCAATTCAAGAGGAAGCTATACCCGTCGCATTAACTGGCCGAGATATTCTTGCACGAGCAAAGAACGGCACTGGCAAGACAGCTGCCTTTGTCATCCCTACCTTGGAACGCATCAATCCCAAGGTTTCCAAGATTCAATGTCTTATCCTTGTCCCCACACGTGAGCTTGCCATGCAGACCTCGCAAGTCTGCAAGACCCTCGGCAAGCACCTCGGCATTAATGTTATGGTTACGACTGGTGGTACCGGTCTTCGAGATGACATTATTCGTCTGCAGGATCCCGTCCATATTGTGGTTGGTACCCCAGGCCGAATTCTCGATCTCGCTGGCAAGAATGTTGCCGACCTTAGCGAATGCCCCATGTTCATCATGGATGAAGCCGATAAGCTTCTATCCATCGAGTTTACTCCCGTTATCGAACAGCTTCTGCAATTTCACCCCAAGGACCGACAAGTCATGCTTTTCTCAGCCACATTCCCTCTGTCCGTCAAGGACTTTTCCGATAAGAACATGGTCAGCCCCTATGAGATCAACCTGATGGACGAGCTCACTCTGAGGGGTATCACTCAATACTACGCctttgttgaagagaagcaaaaggTCCACTGCTTGAACaccctcttctccaagctcCAAATCAACCAGTCGATTATCTTCTGTAATTCCACCAACCGAGTCGAACTTCTCGCTAAGAAAATTACCGAACTTGGATACTCCTGCTTCTACAGTCATGCTAAGATGCAGCAACATGCACGAAACCGTGTTTTCCACGACTTCCGCAACGGTGTGTGCCGAAACTTGGTCTGTTCCGATCTCCTCACCCGTGGTATCGACATCCAGGCTGTCAACGTTGTCATCAACTTTGATTTCCCCAAGAATGCCGAGACCTACCTTCATCGCATTGGTCGATCTGGTCGTTATGGCCACCTTGGTCTGGCTATCAACCTGATCAACTGGGACGATCGCTTCAACCTCTACAACATTGAGCGGGATCTTGGCACTGAGATCCAGCCTATCCCCGCCAGCATCGACAAGAGTCTCTATGTCTACGAGAACCCTGAGTCGATCCCCCGACCCATCTCCAACATGCAAAGGGGACAGCTACCTGCGGCCCAGGGTCAGCAGCAGCCCCAAACTCAACAACCTCAGCAAtaccaacagcctcagcagaTGCAGCAGGCTGGTCTGCCTCAACAAGGCCAGGGTAATTGGCAGAGCCAAAACCCTCAGCACGGCAACCCGCACTATAACAACGGCGGGCGAGGTCGTGGACGAGGCCGTGGGTATCGTGGCCGCGGTGGCCAAGGCGCAGGCGGTCGAGGTCGCGGCCCGCCCCGCGATGCCCAatcctaa
- a CDS encoding cytochrome oxidase c subunit VIb-domain-containing protein — protein sequence MGFWPFSSESRADAIRSGDAIPNRQERKICWAARDAYFNCLDAHNIVDATKDPSATKKACPVETADFERDCAAAWVKYFKQWRVADIQKKRRLDELRAQGAQEMTVTTSFAPEGGAGEKGKGVGDIQAMLDQKK from the coding sequence ATGGGTTTCTGGCCATTCTCAAGCGAATCCCGCGCAGACGCCATTCGATCCGGCGACGCGATACCAAACCGTCAAGAGCGCAAGATCTGCTGGGCCGCCCGCGATGCCTACTTCAACTGTCTAGACGCCCACAACATCGTCGACGCCACCAAGGATCCATCAGCGACAAAGAAGGCTTGTCCAGTTGAGACGGCGGATTTTGAGAGGGACTGTGCAGCTGCTTGGGTCAAGTACTTCAAGCAGTGGAGGGTTGCGGATATCCAGAAGAAGCGACGCCTGGATGAGTTGAGGGCACAGGGTGCACAGGAGATGACGGTTACGACGAGTTTTGCGCCAGAGGGTGGTGCTGGggagaagggcaagggtGTGGGCGATATTCAGGCCATGTTGGACCAGAAGAAGTAA
- a CDS encoding integral membrane protein S linking to the trans Golgi network-domain-containing protein — protein MPRRRKPPRAGALAELAPLKIAGQIATLQAIYYFAALVLIVFTALVSGSGFSWTLVFGWEGLRGDTTHGWLMAFVFLLDGGLIIPIAIVALIARSKLVPDFALTVHFLNLVIASLYSGHIPRHGAWWFTMLVSSGLCIGLGTWGCQYRELQPVFFGGRPILPATGPEGAAPQPPPVDEEMGIAVRGRGPDGGGEYEMAPMQPVR, from the exons ATGCCACGGCGTCGTAAACCTCCGCGCGCAGGCGCCCTCGCAGAACTTGCGCCCCTAAAAATCGCAGGCCAGATCGCGACGCTACAGGCGATATACTACTTCGCTGCACTGGTTCTGATTGTCTTTACGGCGCTTGTCTCTGGCTCTGGGTTTAGCTGGACGCTTGTATTTGGATGGGAGGGACTGAGAGGAGATACCACGCATGGATGGCTCATGGCATTTGTGTTCTTGTTGGATGGAGGGTTGATCAT TCCTATCGCAATAGTCGCCCTCATCGCTCGCTCCAAACTCGTACCCGATTTCGCATTGACCGTCCACTTTCTCAACCTCGTAATCGCATCCCTTTACAGCGGCCACATCCCCCGCCACGGAGCCTGGTGGTTCACCATGCTTGTCTCATCCGGGCTATGCATCGGTCTCGGAACTTGGGGCTGTCAGTATCGCGAGCTGCAGCCCGTCTTCTTCGGCGGTCGTCCCATTCTCCCAGCTACAGGACCTGAAGGCGCAGCGCCGCAACCTCCTcctgttgatgaggagatgggtATTGCTGTGAGAGGAAGGGGGCCGGATGGTGGTGGAGAGTATGAGATGGCGCCTATGCAGCCTGTAAGATGA
- a CDS encoding cleavage polyadenylation factor subunit CFT2, giving the protein MFTFCPLQGALSDSPASQSLLELDGGVKVLVDLGWDETFDVEKLKEIEKQVTTLSLILVTHATASHLAAYAHCCKNIPQFTRIPVYATRPVIDLGRTLIQDLYTSSPAAATTIPQSSLTESAYSLTQTATTAQNLLLQSPTNEEIARYFSLIQPLKYSQPHQPLPSPFSPPLNGLTITAYNSGHTLGGTIWHIQHGLESIVYAVDWNQARENVFAGAAWLGGAGGGGAEVIEQLRKPTALICSSRGADRTAQTGGRAKRDEQLIDTIKACVTRGGTVLIPVDSSARVLELSYLLEHAWRTDAASDAGVLKTAKLYLAGRNMSSTMRYARSMLEWMDESIVQEFEAFAEGQRKVNGANDKKEGGPFDFKYLRLLERKAQIARLLSQNPDNVSTEGRVILASDSSIEWGFSKDLIKGLARDSRNLVILTDKPGLSKTDKPSIARTLWDWWKERKDGVSVEQNANGENLEFVYAGGRELEIREAQRHALDGDELALYQQWLATQRQLQATQQSGGAAGLEAAADVVDDASSESSSDSEDEDGEQQGKALNVSTAIAQAGRKNVVLKDEDLGINVLIKKKGVYDFDSRGKKGRERTFPIAIRRKRQDDFGELIRPEDYLRAEEKEEEGQDNTNMEAADDKLGKKRRWDDFAKTGTGAKRQQNMRAGSADGEEAGAGDHDGFVPDELDSVEDIETEEPTGPCKLTYQTESVQTNMRIAFVDFSGLHDKRSLNMLIPLIQPRKLILVGGERDETLSLAEDCRRALGGDNGNADAGSERSVDVYTPEVGVVVDASVDTNAWVVKLADPLVRKIKWQNVRGLGIVTITGQLLATHLNEAAAADEDAANKRQKTEETSSTTLTNMAAAIPSATPVLDVLPANLISAVRSAAQPLHVGDLRLADLRRAMQSAGHAAEFRGEGTLVVDGTVAVRKTSAGRVEVESVGMPTARRSTFYEVRKMIYDNLAVVAGA; this is encoded by the exons ATGTTCACCTTTTGCCCGCTCCAGGGCGCTCTTTCAGACTCGCCTGCTTCGCAAtcgcttcttgagctcgaTGGAGGAGTCAAGGTGTTGGTTGATCTAGGATGGGACGAGACCTTCGATGTTGAAAAGCTCAAAGAGATAGAGAA ACAAGTGACAACTCTCTCGCTCATCCTCGTTACACATGCGACAGCTTCACATCTTGCAGCCTACGCCCACTGCTGCAAGAACATTCCACAGTTCACGCGCATCCCCGTATATGCGACACGACCCGTCATTGACCTGGGCCGCACCCTCATCCAAGACCTATACACATCAAGTCCTGCCGCGGCGACGACGATCCCTCAAAGTTCGCTCACGGAGAGCGCATACTCGCTGACACAGACTGCGACGACTGCGCAGAACCTACTACTACAATCTCCTACGAACGAAGAGATTGCACGATACTTCTCCCTTATCCAACCACTTAAATACTCacaacctcatcaacctctaCCCTCACCATTCTCACCGCCTCTTAATGGCTTGACTATCACCGCCTACAACTCTGGACATACCCTCGGAGGTACGATATGGCACATTCAGCACGGTCTAGAGTCTATCGTGTATGCTGTGGACTGGAATCAAGCACGTGAGAATGTCTTTGCTGGAGCAGCTTGGCTGGGAGGCGCTGGAGGAGGTGGCGCTGAAGTCATTGAGCAACTGCGGAAACCAACTGCACTGATCTGCAGCAGTCGTGGTGCAGACCGAACTGCCCAGACTGGAGGTCGCGCAAAGCGAGACGAGCAGCTGATCGACACCATCAAGGCTTGTGTGACACGAGGAGGAACTGTTCTTATCCCTGTGGATTCAAGTGCTCGAGTCCTAGAACTCTCGTATCTCCTGGAACATGCCTGGAGGACCGATGCTGCTTCCGATGCTGGCGTCCTCAAGACAGCCAAGCTATACTTGGCTGGACGCAATATGTCAAGCACAATGCGATACGCCCGAAGTATGCTCGAGTGGATGGACGAGAGTATCGTTCAAGAATTCGAGGCCTTTGCTGAGGGTCAACGAAAGGTCAACGGTGCAAAcgacaagaaggagggtGGACCATTCGACTTTAAATATCTACGACTACTCGAGCGCAAAGCTCAGATCGCACGACTTCTAAGTCAGAATCCCGACAACGTATCGACAGAAGGCCGTGTTATTTTGGCCAGTGATAGTAGTATCGAGTGGGGTTTCTCAAAGGATTTGATCAAGGGATTGGCACGAGACTCGAGAAACTTGGTCATTCTAACAGATAAGCCAGGCCTATCAAAGACCGACAAGCCATCTATTGCACGGACATTATGGGATTGGTGGAAGGAGCGCAAGGATGGTGTGTCGGTGGAACAAAACGCAAACGGAGAGAATCTCGAGTTTGTTTATGCTGGTGGACGGGAGTTGGAGATCCGCGAGGCCCAACGTCATGCGCTAGACGGTGATGAATTGGCATTATATCAACAATGGCTTGCGACTCAAAGGCAACTTCAGGCTACACAACAGAGCGGAGGCGCAGCTGGACTCGAGGCGGCAGCAGATGTCGTTGACGATGCTTCATCTGAATCCTCTTCTGACTcggaagatgaagacggaGAACAACAGGGTAAAGCACTCAATGTCTCGACAGCTATTGCCCAAGCTGGCCGCAAGAATGTTGTtctcaaggatgaggatcTCGGTATCAACGtgctcatcaagaagaagggtgtaTACGATTTCGACTCTCGGGGGAAGAAGGGCCGAGAGAGGACGTTTCCTATTGCTATCCGGAGAAAGCGCCAAGATGACTTCGGAGAGCTCATTCGACCCGAAGATTACCTCCGTGctgaggagaaagaggaagaaggacAGGACAACACCAATATGGAGGCTGCTGACGACAAGCTCGGCAAGAAACGAAGATGGGACGATTTCGCAAAGACTGGAACCGGTGCTAAGCGACAACAGAATATGCGGGCTGGTTCCGCTGACGGGGAAGAGGCTGGAGCTGGTGATCATGATGGTTTCGTGCCTGATGAGCTCGACAGTGTCGAGGATATCGAGACCGAGGAGCCCACAGGACCATGCAAACTCACATATCAGACCGAAAGTGTCCAGACCAACATGCGTATTGCATTCGTCGACTTTAGTGGTCTGCATGATAAGCGAAGTCTAAACATGCTGATTCCCCTAATCCAACCACGAAAGCTCATTCTTGTTGGTGGCGAACGAGATGAGACACTTTCTCTGGCTGAAGACTGCCGTCGGGCATTGGGCGGAGATAATGGCAACGCGGATGCTGGCAGTGAGCGCTCTGTTGACGTGTATACTCCCGAGGTTGGAGTCGTCGTGGATGCCAGTGTCGACACCAACGCATGGGTTGTCAAGCTCGCTGATCCTCTTGTAAGAAAGATCAAGTGGCAGAACGTACGTGGTCTGGGCATTGTTACTATCACCGGACAGCTTCTGGCCACACATCTCAACGAAGCTGCCGCagcagatgaagatgctgccaACAAGCGCCAGAAGACGGAGGAGACGTCTTCCACAACACTTACCAACATGGCTGCAGCTATTCCGTCGGCCACACCAGTTCTCGATGTTCTACCTGCTAACCTCATTTCCGCTGTCCGCTCAGCAGCTCAACCACTACATGTTGGCGATCTCCGACTCGCTGACCTCCGTCGTGCCATGCAATCTGCTGGCCATGCAGCTGAATTCCGTGGTGAGGGTACACTAGTTGTCGACGGCACCGTGGCTGTCCGCAAGACCTCCGCAGGACGCGTCGAGGTTGAGAGCGTTGGTATGCCGACTGCACGAAGAAGCACTTTCTACGAGGTGCGCAAGATGATATACGATAACTTGGCGGTTGTGGCTGGTGCATAG
- a CDS encoding Gti1/Pac2 family-domain-containing protein, producing the protein METYHGYVRTPADAIRLFEACRLGILPRVQRRLSEKERQSIRSGSVFVWDEREAGMRRWTDGKSWSASRVSGSFLTYREMEGKRGGGFNTTRRGGGKTPDSGRGSDEDLDDGEPEGYRYKADGLMKQSFSITTSTGQHLHLISYYSRPQPGQPELQQPTNDPNLRGIVPVKGMYPESSMGEANTTPALTRAPMQQPPYMVPQPGQQPYAPYGQPGYGWPPSPVATPPYSHYAAPYPHGVPQQLPPHPGHPGLPHPHYHQAPVYEQRAPLPPLPAKPAYPSTSPHYSHPTLPRAHDSPREHHLQAAAPTAMVNGSSRTHQVALPGLGAVTNGPPGSSLAAISTPPSRTMSVSPPRSSHSEAPATTSNKASLSALLHPTPAPSESGSVKPGSASSSPRAAGACGLEKGGVSEDARALRMLDRKFCI; encoded by the coding sequence ATGGAAACGTACCACGGATATGTGCGGACACCCGCCGATGCTATAAGATTATTTGAGGCTTGCCGATTGGGCATTCTGCCTCGTGTGCAACGACGACTTTCAGAGAAGGAGAGACAGTCAATTCGATCTGGTTCGGTTTTTGTTTGGGATGAGCGGGAAGCTGGTATGAGGAGATGGACTGATGGAAAGTCATGGAGCGCCAGCCGAGTGTCGGGAAGCTTCCTGACATACCGTGAGATGGAGGGTAAGCGAGGCGGTGGTTTCAACACTACCCGACGAGGTGGTGGCAAGACCCCAGACTCTGGACGCGGTAGCGACGAGGACCTAGATGACGGGGAGCCTGAGGGATACCGATACAAGGCAGACGGCCTGATGAAGCAATCTTTCAGCATCACTACTTCAACCGGCCAGCATCTTCACCTTATCTCATACTATTCTCGCCCTCAACCTGGCCAGCCTGAgcttcaacaaccaacaaatGATCCTAACTTACGTGGCATAGTTCCTGTTAAGGGCATGTATCCTGAGTCCAGCATGGGAGAGGCCAACACTACACCTGCTCTAACACGGGCGCCGATGCAGCAGCCTCCCTACATGGTTCCTCAACCTGGTCAACAACCATATGCTCCCTATGGCCAGCCTGGCTATGGATGGCCTCCTTCCCCCGTCGCTACTCCTCCTTACAGCCATTACGCCGCTCCCTATCCCCACGGTGTACCTCAGCAACTTCCACCTCACCCCGGCCACCCAGGTCTTCCTCACCCACACTACCATCAGGCACCTGTTTATGAGCAGCgtgctcctcttcctcctctgcccGCCAAGCCCGCCTACCCATCAACATCTCCTCACTACTCACACCCTACTCTCCCTAGAGCTCACGACTCGCCTCGAGAGCATCATTTGCAGGCAGCTGCTCCAACCGCCATGGTGAATGGATCTTCCCGCACTCATCAGGTTGCACTCCCAGGTCTCGGTGCTGTTACAAATGGCCCTCCAGGATCGTCTCTCGCTGCCATCAGCACTCCCCCTAGCCGCACTATGAGCGTCAGTCCTCCACGCAGCTCTCATTCTGAAGCTCCTGCCACCACATCTAACAAGGCCAGCCTCTCAGCGCTCCTGCACCCTACTCCCGCACCTAGTGAAAGCGGCAGTGTCAAGCCTGGCAGCGCCAGCAGCAGTCCTAGAGCGGCTGGTGCCTGTGGTCTGGAGAAGGGCGGTGTCAGTGAGGACGCAAGAGCCTTGAGAATGCTGGACCGCAAATTCTGCATCTAG